The following are from one region of the Noviherbaspirillum sedimenti genome:
- the fabI gene encoding enoyl-ACP reductase FabI, with protein MAFLQGKKILITGLLSNRSIAYGIATACKREGAELAFTYVGERFKDRITGFAKEFDSELIFDCDVGSDEQINALFADLGKSWSQLDGLVHAIGFAPREAIAGDFLDGLSREGFKIAHDISAYSFPAMAKAARPMLSSKAALLTLSYLGAMRAIPNYNTMGLAKASLEASVRYTAESLGPQGVRVNGISAGPIKTLAASGIQDFSKLLGFVASHAPLRRNVTIDDVGNTAAFLLSDLAAGITGEITYVDCGFSHGMGLNQADYA; from the coding sequence ATGGCATTCTTGCAAGGCAAAAAAATCCTGATTACCGGTTTGCTATCGAACCGTTCCATCGCCTACGGCATCGCCACCGCCTGCAAGCGCGAAGGCGCCGAACTGGCCTTCACCTATGTCGGCGAGCGCTTCAAGGACCGCATCACCGGTTTTGCCAAGGAATTCGACAGCGAGCTGATCTTTGACTGCGATGTCGGCAGCGACGAGCAAATCAATGCCCTATTTGCCGACCTCGGCAAATCCTGGAGCCAGCTCGACGGCCTGGTGCACGCCATCGGCTTCGCCCCGCGCGAAGCGATCGCCGGCGACTTCCTCGACGGCCTGTCGCGCGAGGGCTTCAAGATCGCCCATGACATTTCCGCCTACAGCTTTCCAGCCATGGCCAAGGCCGCGCGCCCGATGCTGAGCAGCAAAGCCGCCCTGCTGACCCTGAGCTACCTGGGCGCCATGCGTGCCATCCCCAACTACAACACCATGGGCCTGGCCAAGGCATCGCTGGAAGCCAGCGTGCGCTACACGGCCGAGTCGCTCGGCCCGCAAGGCGTGCGCGTCAACGGCATTTCCGCCGGCCCGATCAAGACGCTGGCCGCCAGCGGCATCCAGGATTTCAGCAAGCTGCTCGGCTTCGTCGCCTCGCATGCGCCGCTGCGCCGCAATGTCACCATCGATGACGTCGGCAACACCGCCGCCTTCCTGCTGTCGGACCTGGCCGCCGGCATCACCGGTGAAATCACCTATGTCGATTGCGGTTTTTCGCATGGCATGGGCCTGAACCAGGCCGATTACGCCTGA
- a CDS encoding DEAD/DEAH box helicase → MTFEALGLHASVLKALTDAGYTEPTAVQQQAVPAAIAGRDLLVSSQTGSGKTAAFMLPSLHKFASDEAAVEGGKTANQERQAARARGDRPRFQPAQPKMLVLTPTRELALQVTTATDKYGIHMRRVKAVSILGGMPYPKQMQLLSRNPEILVATPGRLIDHMDSGKIDFSQLEILVLDEADRMLDMGFIEDIEKIVAATPAGRQTMLFSATLDGVVGSMARRITRDPQVIQIASAGNKHENIQQRVHFVDDLSHKNRMLDHLLTDTTMDQAVVFTATKRDADTLADRLNIAGFSAAALHGDMHQGARNRTLNAMRNGQVRVLVATDVAARGIDVPAITHVFNYDLPKFPEDYVHRIGRTGRAGRNGVAISLVNHAEGMNVKRIERFTKQIIPVDVIEGFEPKRSASAPRTARKPGGWKPGAGRSNGGNAGNSAKPGQRTFSKPSAPRKEGGYKGDSARRSYGDR, encoded by the coding sequence ATGACATTTGAAGCATTAGGATTGCACGCGTCCGTACTCAAGGCCCTCACCGATGCCGGCTATACCGAGCCGACCGCAGTGCAGCAGCAAGCCGTTCCGGCTGCCATCGCCGGCCGCGACCTGCTGGTATCCTCGCAAACCGGTTCCGGCAAGACTGCCGCCTTCATGCTGCCGTCGCTGCACAAATTCGCTTCGGATGAAGCTGCCGTTGAAGGCGGCAAGACCGCCAACCAGGAACGCCAGGCTGCCCGCGCACGCGGCGATCGTCCGCGCTTCCAGCCGGCCCAGCCGAAAATGCTGGTATTGACGCCGACCCGCGAACTGGCCCTGCAAGTGACCACCGCCACCGACAAGTACGGCATCCACATGCGCCGCGTCAAAGCGGTGTCGATCCTGGGTGGCATGCCTTACCCGAAACAGATGCAATTGCTGTCGCGTAATCCAGAAATCCTGGTGGCAACGCCAGGCCGTCTGATTGACCATATGGACTCGGGCAAGATCGACTTCTCGCAACTGGAAATCCTGGTGCTGGATGAAGCCGACCGCATGCTGGACATGGGTTTCATCGAAGATATCGAAAAGATCGTCGCCGCCACGCCGGCAGGCCGCCAGACCATGCTGTTCTCGGCAACGCTCGACGGCGTTGTCGGCTCAATGGCGCGTCGCATCACCCGCGATCCGCAAGTGATCCAGATCGCCAGCGCCGGCAACAAGCATGAAAACATCCAGCAGCGCGTGCACTTTGTCGACGACCTGTCGCACAAGAACCGCATGCTCGACCATCTGCTGACCGATACCACCATGGATCAGGCAGTGGTGTTTACCGCCACCAAGCGCGACGCCGACACCCTGGCCGACCGCCTGAATATCGCCGGCTTTTCCGCCGCTGCGCTGCATGGCGACATGCACCAGGGCGCGCGCAACCGCACCCTGAACGCGATGCGTAACGGCCAGGTGCGGGTACTGGTCGCCACCGACGTTGCCGCCCGCGGCATCGACGTGCCGGCGATTACCCACGTCTTCAACTATGACTTGCCGAAATTCCCGGAAGACTACGTGCACCGTATCGGCCGCACCGGCCGCGCCGGCCGCAACGGCGTGGCGATTTCGCTGGTGAACCATGCCGAAGGCATGAACGTCAAGCGCATCGAACGCTTCACCAAGCAAATCATCCCGGTCGACGTGATCGAAGGTTTCGAACCGAAGCGTTCCGCATCGGCACCGCGTACCGCACGCAAGCCGGGCGGCTGGAAGCCGGGCGCCGGCCGCAGCAATGGCGGCAACGCCGGCAACAGCGCCAAGCCGGGCCAGCGCACCTTCAGCAAGCCTTCCGCGCCGCGCAAGGAAGGCGGCTACAAGGGCGATAGCGCACGTCGTTCGTATGGCGACCGCTAA
- the senA gene encoding selenoneine synthase SenA — MEPSAPSAPSADVSFRQASPPELARALRDARDYTLALFDYFLEAGLDAPARVPRLTIVNPPLWELGHVAWFAEWYILREAQSSHPAAAQRASLLNRGDDWFDSNTVAHDARWSLDLPGAGAMKTYCREVLDRVLDKLSRTPARDEALYPFRLALAHEDMHGEAFAYTLQTLDVAMPQPPSWPAPLALLGATPREIGFAGGSFTLGSPPGHGFVFDNEKWAHACRVAPFAMDAALVSNAQYAEFVADAGYEDPRLWTPAARAWLMQQQRSAPPGWQREGGQWLARRFGRLMTLAQQEPVRHVSLYEAQAYCAWAGRRLPGEAEWEYAALSGHPSLRWGDLWEWTCSPFAAYPGFAADAYREYSAPWFGTHQAVRGASFATRPRMRSAKYRNFYLPGRADMFVGFRTCAL, encoded by the coding sequence ATGGAACCATCCGCACCGTCCGCACCATCCGCCGACGTTTCTTTCCGCCAGGCTTCGCCGCCCGAACTGGCGCGCGCATTGCGGGATGCGCGCGATTATACGCTGGCCCTGTTCGATTATTTCCTTGAGGCAGGATTGGACGCGCCGGCCCGGGTGCCGCGCCTGACCATCGTCAATCCGCCGCTGTGGGAATTGGGCCATGTGGCCTGGTTTGCCGAATGGTACATTCTGCGTGAGGCGCAGTCGAGCCATCCCGCTGCCGCGCAGCGTGCCTCCTTGCTGAACCGTGGCGACGACTGGTTCGACTCCAATACGGTGGCGCACGATGCGCGCTGGTCGCTCGATTTGCCGGGTGCCGGCGCCATGAAAACCTATTGCCGTGAAGTGCTCGACCGCGTGCTCGACAAACTTTCGCGCACGCCGGCGCGCGACGAAGCCCTGTATCCGTTCCGGCTGGCGCTGGCGCACGAGGACATGCACGGCGAAGCCTTCGCCTATACCTTGCAGACCCTCGATGTGGCCATGCCGCAGCCGCCGTCCTGGCCGGCGCCACTGGCACTACTTGGCGCGACGCCGCGCGAAATCGGCTTTGCCGGCGGCAGCTTCACCCTCGGCAGTCCGCCGGGGCATGGCTTTGTCTTCGATAATGAAAAATGGGCGCATGCCTGCCGCGTGGCGCCATTCGCCATGGATGCGGCGCTGGTGTCGAATGCGCAGTATGCCGAGTTCGTCGCCGACGCCGGCTATGAGGATCCGCGCCTGTGGACGCCGGCAGCGCGCGCCTGGCTGATGCAACAGCAGCGTTCGGCGCCGCCGGGCTGGCAGCGCGAGGGCGGCCAGTGGCTGGCGCGCCGCTTCGGCCGCCTGATGACGCTGGCGCAGCAAGAACCCGTGCGCCATGTCAGCCTGTACGAGGCGCAGGCGTATTGCGCCTGGGCCGGGCGGCGCCTGCCAGGCGAGGCAGAGTGGGAATATGCGGCGCTGTCCGGGCATCCATCGTTGCGCTGGGGTGATTTGTGGGAATGGACTTGTTCGCCGTTCGCGGCGTATCCCGGCTTTGCGGCGGACGCTTATCGGGAATATTCGGCGCCGTGGTTCGGCACGCATCAAGCCGTGCGCGGCGCCTCCTTTGCAACCCGCCCGCGCATGCGTTCGGCGAAGTATCGCAATTTTTATCTGCCCGGGCGCGCCGACATGTTTGTCGGCTTTCGCACCTGCGCACTGTAA
- the selD gene encoding selenide, water dikinase SelD codes for MEPGIRLTSFSHGGGCGCKIAPGILAEILKKSSGFPVPKELLVGIETADDAAVYKLNDEQALIATTDFFMPIVDDPFDFGRIAATNAISDVYAMGGTPIMALALVAMPVNQLPIEVIGKIIQGGEAACAEAGIPIAGGHTIDSVEPIYGLVVMGIVHPAKIKRNADARAGDKLILGKPLGVGILSAALKKNALDADGYAAMIANTTKLNKPGRALSELDGVHALTDVTGFGLLGHTLEVARGAGLTARIEMPAVPLLPGVAQLAENGFITGASGRNWAGYGQDVRLGSEIGPVQQALLTDPQTSGGLLVSCAADAVEQVLEIFRREGFADAAVIGEMAAGPASVVVSA; via the coding sequence ATCGAACCCGGCATCCGGCTCACTTCGTTTTCCCATGGCGGCGGCTGCGGCTGCAAGATTGCCCCCGGCATCCTGGCGGAAATCCTGAAAAAGTCCAGCGGCTTTCCGGTTCCCAAGGAATTGTTGGTCGGCATCGAGACCGCCGATGACGCCGCCGTCTACAAGCTCAATGACGAGCAGGCGCTGATTGCCACCACCGATTTCTTCATGCCCATCGTCGACGATCCCTTCGACTTCGGCCGCATCGCCGCCACCAATGCCATCTCCGATGTCTATGCCATGGGCGGCACGCCGATCATGGCGCTGGCGCTGGTGGCCATGCCGGTCAACCAGTTGCCCATCGAAGTGATCGGCAAGATCATCCAGGGCGGTGAGGCTGCCTGCGCCGAAGCCGGCATCCCGATTGCCGGCGGCCACACCATCGACTCGGTCGAGCCGATCTACGGCCTGGTGGTGATGGGCATCGTGCATCCTGCGAAAATCAAGCGCAACGCCGACGCCCGCGCCGGCGACAAGCTCATCCTCGGCAAGCCGCTGGGCGTGGGCATCCTGTCGGCGGCACTGAAGAAAAATGCCCTCGACGCCGACGGCTATGCCGCCATGATCGCCAATACCACCAAGCTCAACAAGCCGGGCCGCGCATTGTCCGAACTGGATGGCGTGCATGCCCTGACCGATGTCACCGGCTTCGGTCTGCTCGGCCACACGCTGGAAGTGGCACGCGGCGCCGGCCTCACCGCACGCATCGAGATGCCAGCCGTCCCGCTGTTGCCGGGCGTGGCGCAACTGGCGGAAAACGGTTTCATCACCGGGGCCTCCGGCCGCAACTGGGCCGGCTATGGCCAGGACGTCCGCCTGGGAAGCGAGATCGGTCCGGTGCAGCAAGCCTTGCTGACCGATCCCCAGACTTCCGGCGGCCTGCTGGTGTCGTGCGCCGCCGATGCCGTGGAGCAAGTACTGGAAATTTTCCGGCGTGAAGGTTTCGCCGATGCCGCCGTGATCGGCGAGATGGCCGCAGGTCCGGCCAGCGTCGTCGTCAGCGCATGA
- a CDS encoding extracellular solute-binding protein — protein MLKKLLILPLVWLVCQAAPAWAAHAFSLYDTPKYPANFTHFGYVNPDAPRRGTLYLANPDRRTSFDKFNPFSLKGVSAAGVSDLMFESLAVGSADEVATMYGLLAEDMVLAPDRMAMTFRLNARARFNNGDPVLAADVKHSFDTLMSKGAPQFKSMFADVKQCVVLNERTVRFDFRTQNHELPLIVGSVPVFSRKWGAATAFDKIQLDAPIATGPYLIERFDVGRTISYKRNLDYWGADIPARRGMFNFERIVYRFYKDDVARLEAFKAGEFDVVVEYSAKNWARSYKGPKFSSGEIVKRELTHSNGAGMQGFVMNLRRPQFQDARVRQALGLALDYEWMNRQLFYGQYKRIYSFFNNSEMAATGLPSADELRLLEPMRDKLDPAVFGQAPVPPRTDPPASLRANLLQARALLAQAGWEYRDGALRNAKGEQFSFEIIDDQGALSRVVSVYVRNLQKLGIQVSQRTADYALVQKRMEEFDFDMTSIRFPDVTSPGNEMFDMFGSKAADQKGSNNAWGLKDPVADRLVEALVKADSRKQLVAAARALDRVLLHMYIVVPHWYSSTHRVAYRNRFGIPAVAPLYYQANPYVVSSWWEQQPR, from the coding sequence ATGCTGAAAAAACTTCTGATTTTGCCACTGGTCTGGCTGGTTTGTCAGGCTGCCCCGGCCTGGGCGGCCCATGCCTTTTCCCTGTACGACACGCCGAAGTACCCGGCGAACTTTACCCATTTCGGCTACGTCAATCCGGATGCGCCCCGGCGCGGCACCCTGTATTTGGCCAATCCAGACCGCCGCACCAGCTTCGACAAGTTCAACCCGTTTTCGCTGAAAGGAGTGTCGGCTGCCGGCGTCTCCGATCTGATGTTCGAGTCGCTGGCGGTCGGTTCGGCCGATGAAGTGGCCACCATGTACGGCTTGCTGGCGGAAGACATGGTGCTGGCGCCGGACCGCATGGCCATGACCTTCCGCCTCAACGCCAGGGCACGCTTCAACAATGGCGATCCGGTGCTGGCGGCCGACGTCAAGCATTCCTTCGACACCTTGATGAGCAAGGGCGCGCCGCAATTCAAAAGCATGTTCGCGGATGTAAAGCAGTGCGTGGTGCTGAATGAGCGCACGGTGCGCTTCGATTTCAGGACGCAAAACCATGAATTGCCGCTGATCGTCGGCAGCGTGCCGGTGTTTTCACGCAAGTGGGGCGCCGCCACGGCGTTCGACAAGATCCAGCTGGATGCGCCGATCGCCACCGGCCCCTACCTGATCGAGCGCTTTGACGTCGGCCGCACCATCAGCTATAAACGCAACCTGGATTACTGGGGCGCCGACATTCCGGCGCGGCGCGGCATGTTCAACTTCGAGCGCATCGTCTACCGCTTCTACAAGGATGACGTGGCGCGCCTGGAAGCCTTCAAGGCCGGCGAGTTCGACGTCGTGGTCGAATACAGCGCCAAGAACTGGGCGCGCAGCTACAAGGGGCCGAAGTTTTCCAGCGGCGAGATCGTCAAGCGCGAGTTGACGCATTCCAACGGCGCCGGCATGCAGGGCTTCGTGATGAACCTGCGCCGCCCGCAGTTCCAGGATGCGCGGGTGCGCCAGGCGCTGGGCCTGGCGCTCGACTACGAATGGATGAACCGGCAACTGTTCTACGGCCAGTACAAGCGCATCTATTCCTTCTTCAACAACAGCGAGATGGCCGCCACCGGCCTGCCGTCGGCGGATGAATTGCGCCTGCTGGAACCCATGCGTGACAAACTCGACCCCGCCGTGTTCGGGCAAGCGCCGGTGCCGCCGCGCACCGATCCGCCGGCCTCGCTGCGCGCCAACCTGTTGCAGGCGCGTGCGCTGCTGGCGCAGGCCGGCTGGGAATACCGCGATGGCGCCCTGCGTAACGCCAAAGGCGAGCAATTCAGCTTCGAGATCATCGATGACCAGGGCGCCTTGTCGCGGGTGGTCAGCGTGTATGTGCGCAACCTGCAAAAGCTCGGCATCCAGGTCAGCCAGCGCACCGCCGACTATGCGCTGGTGCAAAAGCGCATGGAGGAATTCGATTTCGACATGACTTCCATCCGCTTTCCCGACGTGACCAGCCCCGGCAATGAAATGTTCGACATGTTCGGCTCCAAGGCGGCCGACCAGAAAGGCTCGAACAATGCCTGGGGCCTGAAGGACCCAGTGGCGGACCGGCTGGTCGAAGCCCTGGTCAAGGCAGACAGCCGCAAGCAACTCGTCGCTGCCGCGCGCGCGCTCGACCGCGTGCTGCTGCACATGTACATCGTGGTGCCGCACTGGTATTCCTCGACCCATCGCGTGGCTTACCGCAACCGCTTCGGCATCCCGGCGGTCGCGCCCCTGTATTACCAGGCCAACCCCTATGTGGTGTCGAGCTGGTGGGAACAGCAGCCGAGATAA
- the senB gene encoding selenoneine biosynthesis selenosugar synthase SenB yields the protein MISPALANANNGNWQTASRWARMLRHHYAVTIVASGAAPASDAARCPDLVIALHARRSAAALQTLGASCPQTPVMLVLTGTDLYRDIHTDAAARQVLQRADRLVILQQAGLQELAPALRTKAHVIHQSAPMLKAIGADVKNRMRHFDVCMVGHLRIEKDPATFMRAAALLAPPRIRLLHIGGALDAALATQAQATAQAQANYRWLGALPHADTRRRLKHCHLMVIASHMEGGANVIIEALTSGVPVLASDISGNRGMLGDDYAGYFPPGDSAALAQAIERAARDPAFYARLEQQCQVRAPLFAPEREQTALLDLVDNMLHSKDTHRNPSP from the coding sequence ATGATCAGCCCGGCGCTGGCAAATGCCAACAACGGCAACTGGCAAACCGCCAGCCGCTGGGCGCGCATGCTGCGTCACCATTATGCAGTCACGATCGTGGCCAGCGGCGCGGCGCCGGCAAGCGATGCCGCGCGCTGCCCCGACCTCGTGATCGCCCTGCATGCGCGCCGCTCCGCCGCCGCGCTGCAGACCCTGGGCGCAAGTTGCCCGCAGACCCCGGTAATGCTGGTATTGACCGGCACCGACCTGTATCGCGACATCCACACCGATGCCGCCGCGCGCCAGGTCCTGCAACGCGCCGACCGGCTGGTGATATTGCAACAGGCCGGCCTGCAGGAACTCGCGCCCGCGCTACGCACCAAGGCGCACGTCATTCACCAGTCCGCCCCCATGCTCAAAGCCATCGGCGCAGATGTGAAAAACCGCATGCGCCACTTCGATGTCTGCATGGTCGGCCACCTGCGCATTGAAAAGGACCCGGCCACCTTCATGCGCGCAGCCGCCCTGCTCGCTCCGCCGCGCATCCGCCTGCTGCATATCGGCGGCGCGCTCGATGCGGCATTGGCGACCCAGGCGCAGGCAACAGCACAAGCGCAGGCCAATTACCGCTGGCTCGGCGCATTGCCGCACGCCGACACCCGCCGTCGCCTGAAACACTGTCACCTGATGGTGATCGCCTCGCACATGGAGGGCGGCGCGAATGTCATCATCGAAGCCTTGACCTCGGGCGTACCGGTGCTGGCTTCCGACATTTCCGGCAACCGCGGCATGCTCGGCGACGACTATGCCGGCTACTTCCCGCCGGGCGACAGCGCCGCGCTGGCGCAAGCCATCGAGCGCGCCGCCCGCGACCCCGCCTTTTACGCGCGACTTGAGCAGCAGTGCCAGGTGCGGGCGCCGCTGTTTGCACCGGAGCGTGAACAAACGGCCTTGCTGGACTTGGTGGATAATATGCTGCATAGCAAGGACACACACAGGAACCCCTCCCCATGA